A genome region from Arthrobacter sp. V1I9 includes the following:
- a CDS encoding ABC transporter permease, protein MSHTTENRQHIVGSTGAGGYLAGVRDVVVLELKQRLRSRGWYIMLAIWFVLTGLVTWLTWASWNASQAAQREFPGYVQPPESGPGSMIFEVVLAFVLLFALLVAPALSANAVNGDRAGGTLAILQVTLLQPGQILWGKFFAAWAAALAFLVASTPFLVIGVALGGMTPGHVLVALLMLALEVGVVCAIGVGISALAGRPLFSIVVTYLAVAGLAIGTLIAFGLGTGLTQGTIMANQAQYRSFEPPSNGPVEPGYTCSGPLQEQSIMRTERVAWLLAMNPYVVVADAIPYPDRTGQEGFRSVGAIESISQGARNALAGPEGTYPCANGEVKPQYLAQSTPLWPLGLGLQLLLAALLMWLGWRSLRTPAHRLARGTRIA, encoded by the coding sequence ATGAGCCACACGACAGAAAACCGGCAGCACATCGTCGGCTCAACGGGAGCCGGCGGCTACCTGGCCGGAGTCAGGGACGTGGTGGTCCTGGAGCTCAAGCAACGGCTGCGGTCCCGCGGCTGGTACATCATGCTGGCCATTTGGTTTGTCCTCACAGGACTGGTGACCTGGCTGACCTGGGCCAGCTGGAACGCCTCGCAGGCGGCCCAACGGGAATTCCCGGGCTACGTCCAGCCGCCTGAGTCGGGGCCCGGCTCGATGATCTTTGAGGTGGTCCTGGCCTTTGTCCTGCTGTTTGCCTTGCTCGTTGCCCCGGCGCTCTCCGCCAACGCGGTGAACGGTGACCGCGCCGGCGGCACGCTGGCCATCCTCCAGGTGACGCTGCTGCAGCCCGGCCAGATCCTCTGGGGCAAGTTTTTCGCAGCATGGGCCGCAGCCCTCGCGTTCCTGGTGGCGAGCACCCCGTTCCTGGTGATCGGGGTGGCGCTGGGCGGAATGACTCCCGGCCATGTGCTGGTGGCCCTGCTGATGCTGGCGCTTGAGGTGGGTGTTGTGTGTGCCATCGGTGTTGGCATCTCAGCGCTAGCCGGCAGGCCGCTGTTCTCCATCGTGGTCACGTACCTGGCAGTGGCCGGGCTGGCAATCGGCACACTGATCGCCTTCGGGCTGGGCACGGGGCTTACCCAGGGCACAATCATGGCGAACCAGGCTCAGTACCGCTCGTTCGAGCCCCCCAGCAACGGGCCGGTGGAACCCGGATACACCTGCTCAGGGCCATTGCAGGAACAGAGTATTATGCGCACCGAACGGGTAGCCTGGCTGCTGGCAATGAACCCGTACGTGGTGGTGGCTGACGCCATCCCCTATCCCGACCGCACGGGTCAGGAGGGTTTCCGCTCTGTAGGGGCGATCGAAAGCATCAGTCAGGGAGCCCGGAACGCGCTTGCCGGTCCCGAAGGTACCTATCCGTGCGCCAACGGGGAGGTCAAGCCGCAGTATCTGGCGCAGTCCACGCCGCTGTGGCCGCTGGGCCTAGGCCTGCAACTCCTACTGGCAGCGCTGCTGATGTGGCTGGGCTGGCGTTCACTCCGCACGCCTGCCCACCGGCTGGCACGGGGAACGCGTATCGCCTAG
- a CDS encoding GNAT family N-acetyltransferase, with translation MRWPRERSHLWSPSGLSCGWLMVGTRTPVIGTGATLEPPSSSRTVPLMAYVLHPDHQHHGYGREAAAALVAWLFTQCGVSTVIAAVYEPNSPSIRLLQSLGFRLDPGVPTDQDTAGKGFPLLMFRLDSPQD, from the coding sequence ATTCGATGGCCGCGGGAGAGGTCGCACCTCTGGTCACCGAGCGGCTTGTCCTGCGGCTGGTTGATGGTGGGGACGAGGACGCCAGTCATAGGTACAGGGGCGACCCTGGAGCCACCCAGTTCCTCTCGCACGGTCCCCTTGATGGCGTATGTCCTGCATCCCGACCACCAGCACCACGGGTACGGCCGTGAGGCTGCGGCGGCGCTGGTGGCGTGGCTCTTCACGCAGTGCGGGGTCAGCACCGTTATCGCCGCAGTCTACGAACCCAACAGTCCCTCCATCCGGCTCCTGCAAAGCCTTGGGTTCCGGCTGGACCCCGGCGTCCCTACCGACCAGGACACGGCCGGCAAGGGCTTCCCCCTACTGATGTTCCGGCTGGACAGCCCGCAGGACTGA
- a CDS encoding oxygenase MpaB family protein, producing the protein MRSFLGKWQDELKKTFTGKADEVPDWVPKLAEGDDPGYHLPGSAVWAVHGSMSPIVAGIRTLLMQSLHPGALAGVHEHSNFREDPLARLAATIRWIFTVTYGSKAAAEEASRRVRRLHEPVQGSFVDNQGTPRGYSANDPELASWIHIAFTDAFLTAHQLWGGRIPGGPDAYVREWAQAGRLMGVPDPPISEADMRARLDRFFRNGDLRVDSRVTETVDFIRNPPLHPMLRPGYRILFAGAVHSLDPNYRRMLGLSVPRLGPFPLPVRLATKVVLVVVRLALGRRGPSELAARERLRRLGFVEAAGRGLVELR; encoded by the coding sequence ATGCGGAGTTTCCTTGGGAAATGGCAGGACGAACTTAAGAAAACCTTTACAGGCAAGGCCGATGAGGTTCCCGACTGGGTTCCGAAGCTGGCAGAGGGGGACGATCCGGGGTACCATCTGCCGGGTTCGGCAGTATGGGCTGTGCACGGCTCCATGTCGCCCATCGTTGCCGGAATCCGCACGCTGCTGATGCAGTCCCTTCATCCCGGAGCCCTTGCAGGGGTGCACGAGCACTCAAACTTCCGTGAGGATCCCCTGGCCCGGCTCGCTGCCACCATCCGCTGGATTTTCACTGTTACCTACGGCTCGAAGGCAGCCGCTGAGGAGGCTTCCCGGCGGGTGCGGCGCCTGCACGAGCCGGTACAAGGCAGCTTCGTGGACAACCAGGGAACGCCGCGCGGCTACAGCGCCAACGATCCCGAGCTGGCCAGTTGGATCCACATTGCCTTCACGGACGCGTTCCTCACGGCCCATCAGTTGTGGGGCGGCCGCATCCCTGGCGGCCCGGACGCGTACGTCCGTGAATGGGCCCAGGCCGGCAGGCTGATGGGCGTGCCGGATCCGCCGATTTCCGAGGCGGACATGCGTGCGCGACTGGACCGGTTTTTCCGCAATGGTGACCTGCGGGTGGACAGCCGCGTAACGGAAACAGTGGACTTTATCCGCAATCCGCCCCTGCATCCCATGCTCCGGCCCGGTTACCGTATCCTCTTCGCGGGAGCCGTACACAGCCTCGATCCGAACTACCGCCGGATGCTCGGGCTGTCCGTACCGCGGCTCGGTCCGTTCCCGCTGCCGGTGAGGCTGGCCACCAAGGTGGTGCTCGTCGTCGTACGCCTGGCCCTGGGGCGCCGCGGTCCAAGCGAGCTGGCCGCACGCGAACGACTCCGCCGGCTTGGCTTTGTGGAGGCAGCCGGGCGCGGGCTGGTGGAACTGCGGTAA
- a CDS encoding M23 family metallopeptidase encodes MSIWSLNLTGSAVEREASGSVAGLGAGTTSTSDGRSAEPTSDRVGAGMLQATAFTNPRALVKFPHAAIGGYRGKNSSRLTVGTTGFGRPPAGFLMAPLALLNASSPFGFRVSPLSGAAGDFHLGQDYAAACGTSVYAADSGLVRAAGWHPWGGGNRVEIDHGNGLITTYNHLDAIAVRTGDEIHAGQVLGEVGSTGWSTGCHLHFETILNGRHTSPLKWGLMPARPVGGSGSEEMRSYLPGFGSPSQGTISWAMPLSHDHDEDHEGGVQAGTPATHASPSLLWPAMASPAPTRLTPSASASPSGTPSASFPTSPSQPTTPTAPTPSPGAPSATPTPTPTPTPTPTPTPTPTPTPTPTPTPTPTPTPTPTPTPPEVTPLPVEPTPSPSPAPTVPSPAPTPTPDPTEPAVTPTTAPAPTSASPAPATCPAEPTPETLTPSPDAPATSPTGEPLPADAACTPLVRDPADPA; translated from the coding sequence ATGTCCATTTGGTCCCTCAACCTGACCGGCAGCGCGGTGGAGCGGGAGGCGTCGGGTTCCGTGGCCGGGCTTGGTGCAGGGACAACTTCCACGTCCGACGGGCGCTCGGCCGAGCCGACATCGGACAGGGTTGGTGCCGGGATGCTGCAGGCTACGGCCTTCACGAACCCGCGTGCGCTCGTTAAGTTTCCCCACGCAGCCATAGGCGGCTACCGCGGGAAGAATTCCTCGCGGCTGACGGTGGGGACAACAGGATTTGGCAGACCGCCGGCCGGGTTCCTGATGGCGCCGCTGGCTCTGCTCAATGCCAGCTCGCCCTTCGGTTTCCGGGTGAGCCCGCTGTCCGGGGCCGCCGGCGACTTCCACCTGGGCCAGGACTACGCGGCCGCCTGCGGGACAAGCGTCTACGCTGCGGACTCAGGATTGGTGCGCGCCGCCGGCTGGCACCCCTGGGGTGGCGGCAACAGGGTGGAAATCGATCACGGCAACGGCCTCATCACCACGTACAACCACCTCGACGCCATTGCCGTCCGTACGGGCGACGAGATTCACGCCGGCCAGGTCCTCGGCGAGGTGGGCAGCACCGGATGGTCGACGGGATGCCACCTGCACTTCGAAACCATCCTCAACGGCCGCCACACGAGCCCGCTGAAGTGGGGCCTGATGCCCGCCCGGCCTGTGGGCGGCAGCGGATCCGAGGAGATGCGGAGCTACCTGCCCGGATTCGGTTCTCCCTCCCAAGGGACAATCAGTTGGGCGATGCCGCTGAGCCATGATCACGACGAAGACCATGAGGGTGGAGTCCAGGCAGGAACGCCCGCGACGCACGCCTCCCCATCTCTGCTGTGGCCCGCCATGGCGAGCCCTGCACCCACTCGGCTGACGCCGTCGGCCAGTGCGTCCCCGTCGGGCACACCGAGCGCGTCGTTCCCCACCTCACCAAGTCAGCCGACGACGCCGACAGCGCCCACGCCGTCGCCGGGTGCGCCGTCCGCGACGCCTACGCCTACCCCGACCCCGACGCCGACCCCCACGCCTACCCCGACCCCCACGCCTACCCCAACCCCCACGCCTACCCCAACCCCCACGCCTACCCCAACCCCGACGCCGACCCCGCCTGAAGTCACGCCGTTGCCTGTCGAACCGACGCCCTCGCCGTCCCCTGCTCCCACTGTGCCATCCCCGGCACCGACGCCGACCCCGGACCCCACGGAACCTGCGGTGACGCCTACGACAGCGCCCGCACCGACCTCTGCCTCCCCGGCGCCGGCGACCTGCCCCGCGGAGCCCACTCCGGAAACACTCACCCCGTCCCCGGATGCGCCGGCAACAAGTCCCACCGGTGAACCGCTTCCGGCGGACGCAGCCTGTACACCCCTTGTCCGCGATCCTGCTGACCCTGCATGA
- a CDS encoding DNA polymerase III subunit gamma and tau, translating into MTVTTALYRRYRPDSFADVIGQEHVTEPLMTALRKNRVNHAYLFSGPRGCGKTTSARILARCLNCAQGPTDTPCGTCPSCVELARGGSGSLDVIEIDAASHGGVDDARDLRERATYAPVRDRYKIFIIDEAHMVTSAGFNALLKIVEEPPEHIKFIFATTEPDKVIGTIRSRTHHYPFRLVPPEPLMAYLELLCNQENVPVAPGVLSLVIRAGGGSVRDSLSVLDQLMAGAGPNGLDYELAVALLGYTHASLLDDVVEAVAASDSATVFRAVDRVIQTGHDPRRFVEDLLERFRDLIIVQAMPESAQTILRGMPADQIARLKNQAHNLGAAELSRAADVTNTALTEMTGATSPRLHLELLCARILLPSSEQNERGMAARIDRVERRLNYAGNDVSAPAAAAPPASAGHPAITQAAPEPATPARAVAEPAESAQPAPAASQSPAARPSSQETAAAAPEPARAQSPAPAATASTAGADSRAPLTAPRVSTSDWPVEASADSRAARADSRPALARPAPGPAEGSTASPLGGTPKPGTGQAPVPAAQTAPAAAGPEPAAAGSAPAAAPAAMGDVEVLRRAWPDVLQTLSKIKRSTWALVEPNAQVSAFDGQTVTLSFATSGLAGAFGRADHSENLRQAIHKTVGIDCQINAVAGGNSGRTSSEPNPKAPASRPAPAPATNPATSTATATSADVAWGLAPAVPSPALDAPEPSATAGSAQGQSQGTAEEAEFPHRRSASSSAGPHTAGPGQPAAGNGPSHTGSGVAGGPAQERPAPVADPAKTRPEHAADPSPALQVAAGGSSQAPPSPVPSPASSAQGDPYGGAGADYSYSDDDWGPPRDEDAPPLEEEPPMDWDPSARSGNRSAPATAAGGTTAAAGPAQQGTQPGTPASNRTSVATTPTAAAPGLDAPDPWTRAVEQAPGVWVVGESSNVGRNAPAVLPEKEAVAAPSATHYEPAASQVPPSIPVTKAGSSIDAEWGLAPTAASPAKASTRATVAEPVPPSPVPAGCTVPTGGTVPAGAAPSATTPSGSARVPAREYAMASAAPAAAAAHTAAVAAPPAPAVPAHSSPATSPGSTDSAAAANTRQSLYQRLSNSPEAEAGRAKAPARAVPAAATYVQDIPSADDETIEESGVFGRAAVERILGGKLIEERSLDGSTVTPRY; encoded by the coding sequence GTGACAGTTACTACCGCCCTCTACCGCAGATACCGTCCAGACTCGTTCGCTGACGTTATCGGGCAGGAACATGTCACCGAGCCGCTTATGACGGCTTTGCGGAAGAACCGGGTCAATCACGCCTACCTTTTTTCGGGTCCCAGGGGCTGCGGCAAAACCACTTCCGCCCGAATTCTGGCCCGTTGCCTGAACTGCGCCCAGGGCCCTACCGACACCCCTTGCGGCACCTGCCCCAGTTGCGTCGAGCTCGCCCGCGGCGGCTCCGGATCCCTCGATGTCATCGAAATTGACGCCGCCAGCCACGGCGGCGTGGACGATGCCCGGGACCTGCGCGAGCGCGCCACGTACGCCCCTGTCCGTGACCGCTACAAAATCTTCATCATCGATGAAGCCCACATGGTCACCTCCGCCGGGTTCAACGCCCTGCTGAAAATCGTCGAAGAACCCCCGGAACACATCAAGTTCATCTTCGCCACCACCGAGCCGGACAAGGTCATCGGCACCATCCGCTCGCGGACGCACCATTACCCTTTCCGGCTGGTGCCGCCGGAGCCACTGATGGCCTACCTGGAACTCCTCTGCAACCAGGAGAACGTTCCGGTTGCTCCCGGCGTGCTGTCACTGGTGATCCGCGCAGGGGGCGGCTCCGTCCGCGACTCGCTGTCCGTCCTGGACCAGCTGATGGCGGGTGCCGGCCCCAACGGACTGGACTACGAACTGGCCGTGGCGCTGCTCGGCTACACCCATGCGTCATTGCTGGACGATGTTGTTGAGGCCGTCGCCGCGTCGGACTCCGCCACCGTTTTCCGCGCCGTGGACAGGGTCATCCAGACCGGCCATGACCCGCGCCGCTTTGTCGAGGACCTGCTGGAGCGTTTCCGCGACCTCATCATCGTCCAGGCCATGCCCGAAAGCGCCCAGACCATTCTTCGTGGCATGCCGGCTGACCAGATTGCGCGGCTAAAGAACCAGGCGCACAACCTCGGCGCCGCGGAGCTGTCCCGCGCCGCCGACGTCACCAACACTGCCCTTACCGAGATGACCGGCGCCACTTCCCCGCGGCTGCACCTGGAACTCCTTTGCGCACGGATTCTGCTCCCCAGTTCGGAGCAGAACGAGCGCGGCATGGCTGCACGGATAGACCGTGTAGAACGGCGGCTGAACTACGCAGGGAACGACGTCAGCGCTCCCGCCGCCGCAGCCCCACCTGCATCAGCCGGGCACCCTGCTATCACGCAGGCAGCTCCTGAGCCGGCCACACCCGCGCGGGCGGTTGCGGAACCAGCCGAATCCGCACAGCCGGCGCCAGCGGCCTCGCAGTCCCCCGCCGCCCGGCCATCAAGCCAGGAAACTGCTGCCGCCGCTCCGGAACCGGCACGTGCGCAATCGCCGGCCCCTGCGGCAACAGCCAGCACGGCCGGGGCGGACAGTCGTGCTCCCCTGACCGCTCCCCGGGTGAGCACCAGCGACTGGCCGGTCGAGGCCTCCGCCGATTCCCGCGCCGCCCGTGCGGACTCCCGTCCCGCCCTGGCCCGCCCCGCCCCAGGTCCCGCGGAAGGCTCGACAGCAAGCCCGTTGGGCGGGACGCCGAAACCAGGTACCGGCCAGGCTCCGGTTCCGGCTGCCCAGACCGCCCCTGCTGCTGCCGGGCCCGAACCGGCCGCCGCTGGATCCGCTCCTGCCGCAGCCCCTGCGGCCATGGGTGATGTGGAAGTGCTGCGCCGGGCGTGGCCGGATGTCCTGCAGACGCTGTCCAAGATCAAGCGCAGCACCTGGGCACTCGTTGAACCGAATGCACAGGTCAGTGCGTTCGACGGCCAGACCGTCACGCTTTCGTTCGCCACATCCGGACTCGCCGGCGCTTTTGGTCGGGCAGACCATTCCGAAAACCTGCGCCAGGCGATCCATAAGACTGTGGGCATCGACTGCCAGATCAACGCGGTGGCAGGCGGAAACTCCGGCCGGACGAGCTCTGAGCCAAACCCAAAAGCACCCGCTAGCCGGCCTGCCCCGGCACCTGCCACTAATCCGGCAACGTCAACTGCCACGGCCACTTCAGCCGATGTTGCCTGGGGACTGGCACCCGCTGTGCCGTCCCCGGCACTGGATGCACCCGAACCTTCCGCTACTGCCGGTTCTGCCCAAGGCCAGTCCCAGGGCACAGCGGAGGAGGCCGAATTCCCGCACAGGCGCAGTGCCTCGTCTTCTGCCGGGCCTCACACAGCCGGCCCTGGTCAGCCCGCTGCCGGCAACGGTCCTTCCCACACTGGGTCCGGTGTAGCAGGCGGCCCCGCCCAGGAGAGGCCTGCACCCGTCGCTGACCCAGCCAAGACTAGGCCCGAACACGCTGCTGACCCGTCTCCCGCCCTACAGGTGGCGGCCGGCGGCTCTTCCCAGGCTCCGCCTTCGCCGGTCCCTTCGCCGGCTTCTTCGGCTCAGGGAGACCCTTACGGCGGCGCAGGAGCAGACTACTCCTACTCGGACGATGACTGGGGACCTCCCCGGGACGAGGACGCACCCCCGCTGGAAGAGGAACCTCCCATGGACTGGGACCCTTCCGCGCGCTCCGGCAACCGTTCCGCTCCGGCTACCGCCGCGGGCGGCACCACCGCCGCAGCCGGCCCAGCCCAACAGGGCACACAGCCCGGCACCCCGGCCTCCAACCGAACCTCGGTTGCCACGACTCCAACTGCCGCTGCCCCAGGCCTGGACGCTCCCGACCCATGGACCCGCGCCGTTGAGCAGGCACCTGGGGTTTGGGTTGTTGGGGAATCCAGCAACGTGGGCAGGAACGCACCTGCCGTGTTGCCCGAGAAGGAAGCGGTCGCGGCCCCCTCAGCCACACACTACGAACCCGCTGCTTCCCAGGTTCCGCCTTCCATCCCTGTTACAAAAGCCGGCTCTTCCATTGACGCCGAATGGGGTTTGGCTCCAACTGCAGCCTCGCCTGCAAAGGCGAGTACTCGGGCCACCGTTGCGGAACCTGTCCCCCCAAGCCCCGTTCCCGCGGGCTGCACGGTCCCAACAGGCGGCACGGTTCCCGCTGGCGCAGCGCCCTCGGCGACCACTCCCTCAGGTTCCGCTCGAGTGCCGGCACGCGAGTACGCCATGGCGTCAGCCGCACCTGCAGCGGCGGCTGCCCACACTGCTGCTGTAGCGGCACCCCCTGCTCCTGCGGTGCCCGCCCACAGTTCCCCTGCAACTTCGCCTGGTTCTACCGATTCGGCTGCGGCGGCGAACACCCGGCAGAGCCTCTACCAGCGCCTGTCCAACAGTCCGGAGGCCGAGGCGGGCCGGGCAAAGGCTCCTGCCCGCGCGGTTCCTGCAGCGGCCACCTACGTACAGGACATCCCCAGCGCCGACGATGAGACCATTGAGGAATCCGGGGTGTTCGGTCGCGCAGCGGTGGAACGTATCCTCGGCGGGAAGCTGATCGAAGAGCGTTCCCTCGACGGCAGCACCGTTACACCCCGCTATTGA
- a CDS encoding aspartate kinase — MSTPTTEVHNATQPQELPVGGAVTQQLIVQKFGGSSVADADGIKRVAKRVVDAQIAGNEVVVVVSAMGDTTDELLDLAGQVTDSAPAREMDMLLSAGERISMALLAMAINKLGASAQSFTGSQAGMITDGIHGKARIIDVDPHRIRTALDKGNIAIVAGFQGMSRATNEITTLGRGGSDTTAVALAAALEADVCEIYTDVDGIYTADPRVVPSAQKIDTISSEEMLELAASGAKILHLRCVEYARRFGVPLHVRSSFSQHEGTWVIPSAEDKITTQEGVALEQPIISGVAHDRSEAKVTVVGVPDIPGKAAAIFQVIADAHSNIDMIVQNVSTHGTGRTDISFTLPIVEGADALAALHAAQDQIGFETIEYNEQIGKLSLIGAGMRSHPGVSATFFKALSAAGININMISTSEIRISVVTHADLLDEAVRVIHQAFELDSENEATVYGGTGR, encoded by the coding sequence ATGAGTACGCCCACTACCGAAGTGCACAACGCAACGCAGCCGCAGGAGCTGCCGGTCGGCGGTGCCGTAACCCAACAGCTGATTGTGCAGAAGTTCGGCGGTTCCTCCGTAGCTGACGCGGACGGCATCAAGCGGGTGGCCAAGCGCGTGGTGGACGCCCAGATAGCGGGCAACGAGGTGGTTGTTGTGGTCTCGGCCATGGGTGACACCACCGATGAACTCCTGGACCTCGCAGGCCAGGTAACCGACTCTGCCCCTGCCCGCGAAATGGATATGCTGCTGTCCGCCGGCGAGCGCATCTCAATGGCACTGCTGGCCATGGCCATCAACAAACTGGGTGCCTCCGCCCAGTCCTTCACCGGTTCCCAGGCCGGCATGATCACCGACGGCATCCACGGCAAGGCCAGGATCATCGACGTCGACCCCCACCGCATCCGCACCGCCCTGGATAAGGGCAACATCGCCATCGTGGCGGGCTTCCAGGGCATGAGCCGGGCCACGAACGAGATCACCACCCTGGGCCGCGGCGGTTCGGACACCACTGCCGTAGCGCTGGCAGCGGCACTCGAAGCCGACGTCTGCGAGATCTACACGGACGTGGACGGGATCTACACGGCCGATCCGCGCGTTGTCCCCTCAGCCCAGAAGATCGACACGATCTCCAGCGAGGAAATGCTTGAACTCGCAGCCTCGGGAGCCAAAATTCTGCACCTTCGCTGCGTTGAGTACGCGCGCAGGTTCGGTGTTCCGCTGCACGTCCGCTCCTCATTCAGCCAGCACGAAGGCACCTGGGTCATCCCGAGTGCTGAAGACAAGATCACCACACAAGAGGGAGTTGCCTTGGAGCAGCCAATCATCTCCGGCGTCGCACACGACCGTTCCGAAGCCAAGGTCACCGTTGTTGGCGTTCCGGACATCCCCGGCAAGGCGGCTGCGATCTTCCAGGTCATCGCCGATGCCCACTCGAACATCGACATGATCGTGCAGAACGTTTCCACGCACGGCACGGGCCGGACGGACATTTCCTTCACCCTGCCCATCGTGGAAGGTGCCGACGCCCTTGCGGCCCTTCATGCAGCGCAGGACCAGATCGGTTTCGAGACCATCGAATACAACGAGCAGATCGGCAAGCTCTCCCTGATCGGCGCCGGCATGCGCTCCCACCCGGGCGTCTCCGCAACCTTCTTCAAAGCACTCTCGGCCGCGGGGATCAACATCAACATGATCTCCACATCGGAAATCCGCATTTCGGTTGTGACCCACGCGGATCTGCTGGACGAGGCCGTGCGGGTCATCCACCAGGCCTTCGAACTGGACAGCGAGAACGAAGCCACAGTGTACGGCGGCACCGGCCGCTGA
- the recR gene encoding recombination mediator RecR, protein MYEGAVQELIDELGRLPGVGPKSAQRLAFHILEADPQDMKRLVEAITSVKERVKFCTVCGNVTEQEQCNICRDPRRDPAVICVVEESKDVLAVERTRSFRGRYHVLGGAINPIAGIGPEQLRIRELLTRLNDGAIQEVIIATDPNLEGEATATYLARMLKTIGITVTRLASGLPVGGDLEYADEVTLGRAFEGRRNALT, encoded by the coding sequence GTGTACGAAGGTGCTGTCCAAGAGCTGATTGACGAGCTCGGACGCCTTCCCGGCGTGGGCCCGAAATCCGCACAGCGGCTGGCGTTCCACATCCTTGAAGCGGACCCCCAGGACATGAAGCGACTGGTGGAGGCCATCACCTCCGTCAAGGAACGCGTCAAGTTCTGCACCGTCTGCGGCAACGTCACTGAGCAGGAACAATGCAACATCTGCCGTGATCCCCGGCGCGATCCGGCGGTAATCTGCGTGGTGGAGGAATCGAAGGACGTCCTCGCCGTGGAGCGCACCCGTTCGTTCCGGGGCAGGTACCACGTGCTGGGTGGGGCCATTAATCCCATCGCCGGTATCGGCCCGGAGCAGTTGCGGATCCGGGAACTGCTCACGCGGCTGAACGACGGCGCCATCCAGGAAGTCATCATCGCCACGGACCCCAACCTGGAGGGTGAAGCGACAGCCACGTACCTGGCCCGCATGCTGAAGACCATCGGGATCACCGTGACCAGGCTGGCGTCCGGGCTGCCCGTGGGCGGCGACCTCGAATACGCAGACGAGGTCACGTTGGGGCGGGCTTTCGAGGGCCGCCGCAACGCCCTGACCTGA
- a CDS encoding MarR family winged helix-turn-helix transcriptional regulator, protein MTTASSTSPAAGTAPGGGDSPQDNDLLLEHQLCFALTVASRSVVGAYKPVLEKLNLTHPQYLVMLCLWESSPRTVRNISDALAQEPATISPLLRRLEVSGLISRRRVDGNERALAVGLTPAGAALRQEALKVPGTMMERLGLTRSQVSELHTAMMGLIAATSQTQQA, encoded by the coding sequence ATGACCACTGCATCCAGCACTTCCCCCGCAGCCGGTACCGCGCCCGGCGGCGGGGACAGCCCGCAGGACAACGACCTGCTGCTCGAGCACCAGCTCTGCTTTGCCCTGACTGTTGCCTCCCGCAGCGTGGTGGGAGCGTACAAACCTGTGCTCGAGAAGTTGAACCTCACCCACCCGCAGTATTTGGTCATGCTGTGCCTCTGGGAGTCCAGCCCGCGCACAGTACGGAACATCAGCGATGCCCTGGCGCAGGAGCCGGCCACCATCTCGCCTTTGCTGCGGCGCCTTGAAGTGTCCGGCCTGATTTCGCGACGGCGGGTGGACGGCAACGAGCGCGCCCTCGCCGTCGGCCTCACTCCCGCAGGAGCAGCCCTTCGGCAGGAGGCGCTCAAGGTGCCGGGCACCATGATGGAACGCCTGGGCCTGACGCGAAGCCAGGTCAGCGAGCTGCATACGGCCATGATGGGGCTCATCGCAGCCACGTCCCAGACCCAGCAGGCTTAG
- a CDS encoding ABC transporter ATP-binding protein, whose amino-acid sequence MAMISELPEAADGPEPDDGITARSVSRSFGAVHAVEHMDFHAPAGKVTALIGPNGAGKTTLLLMLASLLAPDEGSISVGGLDPRRHRAEVRSRLGWMPDTLGVWESLTAREILTQMARFYRLPAQGIGQRVSEMLERVRLDDLADQPARVLSRGQQQRLSLARALIHDPSVLLLDEPASGLDPGSRVELRIMLRQLAAEGKAVVVSSHVLSELDEIADAAVFVNKGRTVRHQTTEEAAAAGRRYAISAADPAALAAKLTELGLVFRREDGRRPSISLLLANDGDAERLLRDLVLAGVRVTSFAPASGALEETYMSLEGERQ is encoded by the coding sequence ATGGCGATGATTTCTGAGTTACCGGAGGCTGCGGACGGGCCGGAACCCGACGACGGCATCACGGCGCGGTCCGTGAGCCGCAGCTTCGGCGCGGTGCACGCCGTCGAGCATATGGACTTCCATGCGCCCGCCGGGAAGGTGACCGCGCTGATCGGTCCGAACGGGGCAGGCAAAACAACCCTGCTTCTGATGCTGGCATCACTGCTGGCGCCGGATGAGGGCAGCATCAGCGTGGGCGGGCTTGACCCGCGGCGCCACCGGGCAGAGGTGCGCAGCCGGCTGGGCTGGATGCCGGACACCCTGGGAGTGTGGGAGTCGCTGACCGCCCGGGAAATCCTCACCCAGATGGCCCGCTTCTACCGGCTCCCGGCGCAGGGCATCGGGCAGAGGGTCTCGGAGATGCTCGAACGGGTGCGGCTGGACGATCTGGCGGACCAGCCGGCGCGGGTGCTGTCCCGCGGGCAGCAGCAGCGGCTCAGCCTGGCCCGGGCACTGATTCACGACCCGTCCGTCCTGCTGCTCGACGAGCCCGCCTCGGGATTGGACCCGGGCTCGCGCGTGGAGCTGCGGATCATGCTCCGGCAGCTCGCGGCCGAGGGTAAGGCCGTGGTGGTCTCGTCCCACGTACTCAGCGAACTGGACGAGATCGCCGACGCTGCGGTGTTCGTCAACAAGGGCCGCACGGTCCGGCATCAAACCACCGAAGAAGCTGCCGCCGCGGGCCGCAGGTACGCCATCAGCGCCGCTGACCCAGCGGCACTTGCGGCCAAGCTGACGGAGCTCGGTTTGGTATTCCGCCGCGAAGACGGGCGGCGTCCGTCAATCAGCCTGTTGCTGGCAAACGACGGCGACGCCGAGCGGCTGCTGCGCGACCTGGTGCTGGCCGGCGTCCGGGTAACGTCCTTTGCCCCGGCCTCCGGCGCCCTGGAAGAGACATACATGAGCCTCGAGGGGGAGCGGCAATGA